One genomic region from Alteromonas pelagimontana encodes:
- a CDS encoding DUF6445 family protein, producing the protein MDVQLSLNKDMAVNVQRFGNEQLPVLVIDNFLAEPELLVEHACRQSFKHNSQFYPGIRAVAPKSFQRLLLGSLGRTFKQVFELRGNQLGLSICHYSIVTTPADQLQLLQRIPHFDSIEQDQLAAVYYLFKQDLGGTSFYRHRKTGFEYVDEKRQTDYYQSLESENGTTNIPQSGYINGDSALFTRIGEEQGMFNRLIVYRRQCLHSGSISSDFVPNPDPRQGRLTISAFIDCIDTGS; encoded by the coding sequence ATGGATGTGCAATTATCTCTCAACAAAGATATGGCCGTTAATGTTCAGCGCTTCGGTAACGAACAATTGCCGGTATTGGTCATCGACAATTTCCTTGCCGAGCCTGAGTTACTGGTGGAGCATGCGTGTCGGCAGTCGTTTAAACATAATTCCCAGTTCTATCCCGGGATTCGGGCGGTGGCACCCAAAAGTTTTCAACGGCTGTTACTGGGTTCGTTAGGCCGGACTTTTAAACAAGTATTCGAATTGCGAGGCAATCAGCTAGGCCTTTCCATTTGTCACTATTCAATTGTCACCACTCCCGCTGATCAGCTACAACTGCTCCAACGTATCCCTCATTTTGACTCTATTGAGCAAGACCAACTTGCGGCAGTATATTATTTGTTCAAACAAGATCTAGGCGGCACGTCTTTTTATCGTCATCGTAAAACAGGGTTTGAATATGTTGATGAAAAAAGACAGACCGACTATTACCAATCACTTGAAAGTGAAAACGGGACAACAAATATTCCTCAATCCGGTTATATTAATGGCGACTCCGCACTTTTTACCCGCATTGGTGAAGAACAAGGGATGTTTAATCGATTGATTGTTTACCGCCGCCAATGTCTGCATAGCGGTTCAATCAGCTCCGATTTTGTTCCGAATCCCGACCCGCGTCAGGGCAGATTAACAATTAGTGCTTTTATTGATTGCATAGATACAGGATCTTAA
- a CDS encoding glycoside hydrolase family 9 protein, translating into MKQQLRQLTLIGAYLTALQGCGAVGEKVSSSATLTNQAVQEIKVNQLGYAPDRSKVAIIPGSAADFSVINTATLKPVFSGKSTGAKYWKLADETASMADFSQVHQPGEYRIRSASGQFSPPFYIGSSLLEDAHDAAIKAYYFNRASTALDPAFASVWQRKAGHPDTNVIPLNAEARISQKAFSSSKGWYDAGDYNKYVVNSGISTYTLMRTYLDFPRFYQQRQLNIPESTNGVPDILDEVKWNLDWLLTMQDTDGGVNHKLTTKYFAGAVMPAEATAQRVVTGKSTAATLNFAAVMAVASRLPYENPQQYQQAAKLAWQWAQQNPQRIYHNESDIHTGEYGDDDVSDEFAWAAAELYLTTGQAQYLQAFLDYQGDPVTPGWSNVALLGTISLLKDSENLDANKRNQLQTHLLSLANKLIDEADNSAYGVAMAAKDFVWGSNGVAMNNAMVLWQAWQLTQEDKFRQAAIRLNDYVLGLNPTGYSYVTGFGSRQPMNIHHRQSRADDQLNPVPGFLVGGPHAGQQDGCNYPSAVPARSYIDDWCSYATNEVTINWNAPLVYSLAAQITQDH; encoded by the coding sequence ATGAAGCAACAACTACGTCAACTAACATTGATAGGCGCTTACCTGACAGCGTTACAAGGCTGCGGCGCCGTAGGGGAAAAGGTATCTTCTTCCGCTACACTGACGAATCAGGCAGTTCAGGAAATTAAAGTCAACCAGTTGGGTTATGCACCTGATCGGTCTAAAGTGGCCATCATACCTGGTTCAGCAGCTGACTTTTCCGTTATTAACACTGCCACCTTGAAGCCCGTTTTCTCAGGCAAATCCACCGGCGCAAAATACTGGAAACTGGCGGATGAAACAGCAAGCATGGCCGATTTCAGCCAGGTTCATCAGCCGGGCGAATATCGCATTCGCTCTGCAAGTGGTCAGTTTTCGCCGCCGTTTTATATTGGTTCTTCATTACTTGAAGATGCACACGACGCCGCTATTAAAGCCTATTATTTTAATCGTGCGAGCACTGCGCTAGACCCTGCCTTTGCCTCTGTCTGGCAGCGCAAAGCAGGTCATCCCGACACCAATGTGATCCCTTTAAACGCCGAAGCAAGAATCAGCCAAAAAGCTTTTTCTTCCAGCAAAGGCTGGTATGACGCCGGTGATTACAATAAGTACGTGGTCAACAGCGGTATTTCCACTTATACCTTAATGCGCACGTATCTGGATTTCCCCCGCTTTTACCAGCAGCGCCAGCTAAATATTCCTGAATCAACCAACGGCGTTCCCGATATTCTGGATGAAGTAAAATGGAATTTGGACTGGTTGCTGACCATGCAAGACACGGACGGCGGCGTAAATCACAAATTAACCACAAAATATTTTGCCGGTGCCGTAATGCCCGCAGAAGCGACAGCGCAACGTGTCGTTACCGGCAAGAGCACCGCAGCTACACTCAATTTTGCTGCGGTTATGGCTGTTGCCAGCCGCCTACCTTACGAAAATCCGCAACAGTATCAACAAGCAGCAAAATTAGCCTGGCAGTGGGCGCAGCAGAACCCGCAGCGCATTTATCACAACGAGTCTGACATTCATACTGGTGAATACGGTGATGACGATGTGAGTGACGAATTCGCCTGGGCCGCTGCCGAGCTTTATCTCACCACAGGACAAGCGCAATATCTGCAGGCATTTTTGGATTATCAAGGCGATCCTGTCACGCCAGGCTGGTCTAATGTGGCGTTGCTGGGAACGATTTCGTTGTTAAAAGACAGTGAGAATCTGGATGCCAATAAGCGCAATCAATTGCAAACTCACTTGCTCTCGCTGGCGAACAAACTGATAGATGAAGCCGACAATTCAGCTTACGGCGTGGCGATGGCAGCGAAGGATTTTGTCTGGGGAAGTAACGGCGTTGCCATGAACAATGCTATGGTGCTTTGGCAAGCATGGCAACTGACACAAGAGGACAAATTTCGCCAAGCAGCCATACGACTGAACGATTATGTGTTGGGCTTAAACCCAACCGGGTACAGCTACGTTACCGGTTTTGGCAGCCGCCAGCCGATGAACATTCATCATCGACAATCTCGCGCCGATGATCAGTTAAACCCTGTTCCCGGATTTTTGGTCGGTGGCCCGCATGCGGGGCAGCAGGACGGTTGCAACTACCCGTCTGCCGTACCGGCACGTTCCTACATAGATGACTGGTGCAGTTACGCCACCAACGAAGTCACCATTAATTGGAACGCGCCACTGGTATATTCCTTAGCCGCGCAAATCACCCAAGACCACTAA
- a CDS encoding sialate O-acetylesterase — translation MRAPLFCLLLFTSTASLAEVQLHRLYSDGVVLQRQVAVPISGQASDENAVTLLLNDKTIGTAQVKDGKWSLSIPKQEAGGPHTLTVKGSNTGNSQAVTIKEVYFGDVWLASGQSNMELTMARVEEAYPQDVRQANYPLIREFTVPDRYNFIAPQDDYEDGNWQTATANNIRSLSAVAYYFARQIYLSEQVPIGIINASLGGSPIEAWMSEKALSAFPEALATGKRYADDALVASIEKNDQERQSTWYTALADADTGYQQKWLSSDYNDSAWETISMPSLQTGKNESFAGVWWLRRAVTLPKAPRNDLTLRLGRIVDADEVYVNGVKVGNTTYQYPPRRYTVPASLLHKGKNQIAIRVVSNSGETGFVADKSYYLGNDDARVSLTGDWKFKIAAETKPLAPQTFVRWQPMGLFNGMIAPALGFPIKGALWYQGESNTSDPTRYKEKLATMIGDWRAGWDQGDFPFLVVQLTNFMQRRPLPTDTPWAQVREQQVKIAEEVANTASIVTLDIGEWNDIHPVNKATVGKRLALAAENLAYARNIDYQGPVLLNVSRDQQKLVLQFAEQHPPLILTRDDNSGFAIAGKDKVFRWAKVATDNLRVTLSHPDVPEPKFVRYAWGDNPVVGLADSAGLPAAPFAAAVE, via the coding sequence ATGCGCGCGCCGCTTTTTTGTTTACTGTTATTTACCAGCACCGCTTCACTGGCAGAAGTGCAACTTCATCGGTTGTATTCCGATGGTGTGGTACTGCAGCGTCAGGTAGCTGTTCCCATAAGCGGGCAAGCATCTGATGAGAACGCCGTCACCTTGCTGCTGAATGATAAAACAATCGGCACTGCGCAAGTGAAAGATGGTAAGTGGTCGCTTTCTATTCCTAAGCAAGAAGCTGGGGGGCCGCACACGCTTACCGTTAAAGGAAGCAATACCGGTAACTCGCAAGCGGTTACCATAAAAGAGGTATATTTTGGTGATGTATGGCTGGCTTCCGGCCAATCGAATATGGAACTGACCATGGCGCGGGTGGAGGAAGCCTATCCACAAGATGTGCGCCAGGCAAATTATCCGTTAATTCGGGAATTTACCGTTCCTGATCGTTACAATTTTATTGCTCCGCAAGATGACTACGAAGACGGCAACTGGCAAACCGCCACGGCCAACAATATCCGTTCACTTTCTGCTGTCGCCTACTATTTTGCGCGTCAGATATATCTCAGTGAACAAGTGCCCATTGGAATTATTAATGCTTCACTGGGCGGTTCTCCCATTGAAGCCTGGATGAGTGAAAAGGCACTTTCTGCCTTTCCCGAAGCATTGGCGACCGGAAAGCGGTACGCCGATGATGCGCTGGTAGCGTCAATTGAAAAAAATGATCAAGAAAGACAATCGACCTGGTACACCGCTCTGGCAGATGCCGATACCGGTTACCAGCAGAAATGGCTTTCATCTGACTACAATGACAGTGCCTGGGAAACCATTTCCATGCCATCCTTGCAAACAGGCAAAAATGAGAGCTTTGCGGGTGTCTGGTGGCTTCGCCGCGCAGTCACACTTCCTAAAGCGCCCCGAAACGATTTAACACTGCGGCTGGGGCGCATTGTCGATGCGGATGAAGTTTATGTTAATGGTGTGAAAGTCGGAAATACCACATATCAGTACCCGCCCCGGCGGTATACAGTGCCTGCGTCACTGCTGCATAAAGGCAAAAATCAAATCGCCATTCGGGTGGTGTCGAATAGCGGTGAAACAGGCTTTGTGGCTGATAAATCTTACTATCTGGGAAATGACGACGCGCGTGTGAGCTTAACCGGTGACTGGAAGTTTAAAATAGCCGCCGAGACCAAGCCGTTAGCCCCACAGACATTTGTGCGCTGGCAACCCATGGGACTTTTCAACGGCATGATCGCGCCAGCGTTGGGGTTTCCTATTAAAGGCGCATTGTGGTATCAGGGCGAATCCAACACCAGCGACCCTACCCGTTACAAAGAAAAGCTGGCCACCATGATTGGCGACTGGAGAGCAGGTTGGGATCAGGGTGATTTTCCTTTTCTTGTGGTACAGCTTACCAACTTTATGCAGCGCCGCCCGTTACCCACCGACACGCCCTGGGCGCAGGTCAGAGAGCAGCAGGTAAAAATAGCTGAGGAAGTAGCAAACACGGCAAGCATTGTTACGCTGGATATCGGTGAATGGAATGATATTCACCCTGTGAATAAAGCCACGGTTGGCAAACGATTGGCGCTGGCTGCGGAAAATCTTGCTTATGCCAGAAACATCGATTATCAGGGGCCGGTTCTTTTAAACGTTAGCAGGGATCAGCAGAAGCTGGTGCTACAATTTGCCGAACAACATCCTCCCTTGATACTGACCCGCGATGACAACAGTGGCTTTGCCATTGCCGGTAAAGATAAAGTGTTCAGATGGGCAAAGGTGGCTACTGACAATCTACGCGTTACATTAAGTCATCCCGATGTTCCAGAGCCGAAGTTTGTACGCTACGCCTGGGGAGATAATCCGGTAGTTGGCCTGGCGGATTCCGCTGGCCTTCCTGCAGCACCTTTTGCCGCAGCAGTAGAATAA
- the xylA gene encoding xylose isomerase — MADFFSDISPIKFEGADSTNPLAFKHYNPQEMILGKSMEDHLRFAACYWHNFCWDGADVFGSGTYGRPWLQAGDAMERAKQKADVAFEFFAKLGAPFYCFHDIDVAPEGDSISSYISNFAQMTDVLAQKQEETGMKLLWGTANVFSHPRYMSGAATNPDPEVFARAATQVFHAMNATKKLGGANYVLWGGREGYETLLNTDLKRERQQFGRFMNMVVEHKHKIGFDGLLLIEPKPQEPTKHQYDYDTATVYGFLKEFGLEKEFGVNIEANHATLSGHSFHHEIATAFALGIFGSIDANRGDAQLGWDTDQFPNSVEEMTLICYEILKNGGYTSGGFNFDTKLRRQSIDPADLFHGHIGGMDTCALGLKKAAALIENDFITKAKDKRYGGWEADLGKKIISGDYSLETLAGFAADKELAPKHVSGQQELLENQVNQAIFR, encoded by the coding sequence ATGGCAGATTTTTTTAGCGACATTAGCCCGATCAAATTTGAAGGGGCTGACTCCACTAATCCGCTGGCATTCAAACATTATAATCCGCAGGAAATGATTCTTGGCAAATCGATGGAAGATCATCTGCGCTTCGCCGCCTGTTACTGGCACAACTTCTGCTGGGACGGCGCCGACGTCTTTGGTAGCGGCACCTATGGCCGTCCCTGGCTTCAAGCTGGCGATGCCATGGAGCGTGCAAAACAGAAAGCGGATGTAGCATTTGAATTTTTTGCCAAGCTTGGTGCACCTTTCTACTGCTTCCACGATATCGATGTTGCACCTGAAGGCGATTCCATCAGCAGTTATATCAGTAATTTTGCCCAAATGACTGACGTACTGGCGCAAAAGCAGGAAGAGACCGGCATGAAGCTACTTTGGGGAACGGCTAACGTTTTCAGCCATCCTCGTTATATGTCTGGTGCAGCTACTAACCCTGATCCTGAAGTTTTTGCTCGCGCAGCAACCCAGGTGTTTCATGCAATGAATGCAACGAAGAAACTGGGCGGAGCGAATTATGTGTTATGGGGCGGTCGCGAAGGTTATGAAACGCTGTTAAATACGGACCTGAAACGGGAACGTCAGCAGTTCGGTCGTTTTATGAATATGGTGGTAGAACATAAACACAAAATTGGCTTTGATGGACTGTTGCTTATTGAACCTAAACCACAGGAACCGACTAAGCATCAGTATGACTACGACACCGCGACAGTTTATGGTTTCCTGAAAGAGTTTGGTCTTGAGAAAGAGTTTGGCGTCAATATCGAAGCCAATCACGCAACGCTATCCGGTCACTCTTTCCACCACGAAATTGCCACGGCCTTTGCCCTGGGAATTTTCGGTTCCATTGATGCCAACCGCGGCGACGCGCAACTGGGATGGGACACAGACCAGTTCCCTAACAGCGTTGAAGAGATGACGTTAATTTGTTATGAAATCCTGAAAAACGGCGGTTACACCTCTGGCGGCTTTAATTTCGACACTAAGCTGCGCCGTCAAAGCATCGACCCTGCAGACTTGTTCCACGGTCATATTGGCGGCATGGATACCTGCGCGCTGGGTCTGAAAAAAGCAGCCGCCCTTATTGAAAATGATTTCATTACCAAAGCCAAAGATAAGCGTTACGGCGGCTGGGAAGCTGATTTAGGCAAGAAAATCATTAGTGGTGACTATTCACTGGAAACACTGGCCGGTTTTGCTGCCGACAAAGAACTTGCTCCCAAGCATGTTTCTGGTCAGCAGGAACTGCTGGAAAACCAGGTAAACCAAGCAATCTTCCGCTAA
- the xylB gene encoding xylulokinase — protein MYIGIDLGTSGVKVILTSEDGTVVATQKALLDVSIPRPLWSEQNPEHWWLATCECLDALKQQQDLSKVKAIGLAGQMHGATLLDEHNKVLRPAILWNDGRCEKQCKEIEDAVPAVHDISGNLVMPGFTAPKLLWVKENEPDIFAKVAKVLLPKDYLRFRLSGDFASDMSDAAGTIWLNTGKREWSHELLSVCGLSKEHMPALFEGNEITGYLKPELSERWGMNKVAMVAGGGDNAAGAVGCGIVNPGQAMLSLGTSGVYFAVTRDFRSKPESAVHSFCHALPDRWHLMSVMLSAASCLQWFANNSGYKDVAELFMDIEANTKAEDPATPIFLPYLTGERTPHNNPNAQASFFGITAATTRAHMAQAVVQGVSMALSDGIDAVHSCGVQVEGISLIGGGVKSAYWRQLLADISGIPMNLRIGGDVGPALGAARLAQLAMHPEQKVASVCPIPTLEHSYQPNEALADYYLHRRQKFRELYFAVEPQFV, from the coding sequence ATGTACATAGGCATAGATTTAGGTACGTCGGGCGTTAAAGTCATCTTGACAAGCGAAGATGGCACCGTTGTCGCTACGCAAAAAGCCTTGCTCGACGTTTCCATTCCCCGGCCTTTATGGTCTGAACAAAACCCGGAACATTGGTGGCTTGCTACCTGCGAATGCTTGGATGCGCTAAAGCAACAACAGGATCTTTCTAAAGTTAAAGCCATTGGTCTTGCCGGACAAATGCACGGCGCAACCCTGCTTGATGAGCACAATAAAGTGCTAAGACCCGCCATTCTCTGGAACGATGGGCGCTGCGAAAAGCAGTGTAAGGAAATTGAAGATGCCGTGCCTGCGGTACATGACATAAGCGGCAACCTGGTAATGCCCGGCTTCACCGCCCCCAAACTGCTATGGGTAAAAGAGAATGAACCTGACATTTTCGCCAAAGTCGCCAAAGTGCTGCTACCGAAGGACTACCTTCGGTTTCGGTTGTCAGGTGACTTCGCCTCCGATATGTCAGACGCCGCAGGCACTATCTGGCTAAACACCGGCAAACGGGAGTGGAGCCATGAGCTTCTGTCCGTCTGCGGGTTAAGCAAAGAGCACATGCCAGCGCTTTTTGAAGGTAACGAGATTACAGGTTACCTCAAGCCGGAATTGTCTGAGCGCTGGGGAATGAACAAAGTGGCGATGGTTGCTGGCGGCGGTGATAACGCTGCCGGTGCGGTAGGCTGCGGAATTGTAAATCCTGGGCAAGCCATGCTTTCGCTGGGTACATCAGGGGTATATTTTGCCGTCACCCGGGATTTTCGCTCTAAGCCAGAATCGGCCGTTCATAGTTTTTGTCATGCGCTGCCCGACCGTTGGCATTTAATGTCGGTAATGCTAAGTGCCGCAAGTTGTCTACAGTGGTTTGCCAATAACAGCGGCTATAAAGATGTCGCCGAACTATTTATGGATATTGAAGCCAACACAAAAGCCGAAGACCCGGCTACACCTATTTTTCTTCCCTATTTAACCGGTGAGCGCACCCCGCATAATAATCCCAATGCTCAGGCTTCATTTTTCGGGATTACCGCAGCGACCACCCGAGCTCATATGGCGCAGGCGGTAGTGCAAGGTGTATCTATGGCATTATCCGATGGTATAGATGCGGTGCATAGCTGTGGCGTGCAGGTGGAAGGCATAAGCTTGATTGGTGGCGGCGTTAAAAGCGCCTATTGGCGTCAGCTGCTGGCAGATATCAGTGGCATTCCCATGAACTTGCGTATAGGGGGAGACGTCGGCCCGGCATTGGGCGCGGCACGATTGGCGCAACTGGCTATGCACCCGGAGCAAAAGGTGGCGTCTGTCTGTCCAATTCCTACCCTTGAGCACAGCTATCAACCTAACGAAGCGTTAGCCGATTATTACCTGCATCGCCGGCAAAAATTCCGGGAACTGTATTTTGCAGTGGAGCCCCAATTCGTTTAA
- a CDS encoding XylR family transcriptional regulator yields MFDNTHSITMLFNASKVYDRQIIEGIGSYLQTSKADWDLYLEEDFLARLDHLDEWSGDGIIADYDNPEIQAALQKAKVPVVGIGGSYRNASDYPNVPYVATDNYELVNAAFQHLRQKGIQRFAFYGAPVDEHQRWAEEREHAILDIVEKEGYECYVYRGHPVRAETWQYTIKRLSDWLKSLPTPIGIIAVTDARARHLLQVCDHIGMLIPDKMSVIGIDDDEIARFLSRVSLSSVKQGCFDMGFQAAKTLHKILKGQNAPKRPILVPPERVAERQSTDFKAISDAHVMQAMHFIRQNACRGIKVDQVLDYVGISRSNLENRFKEERGHSIHTEIHNEKLQRACKMLKETDETTAQIAKICGYPSLQYLYAVFKKHYGKTPIEYRENAKPNAVEVDLDLLLEG; encoded by the coding sequence ATGTTTGATAATACGCATAGCATTACTATGTTGTTCAACGCGAGCAAGGTGTACGACCGGCAAATCATTGAAGGAATTGGCAGCTATCTGCAAACTTCCAAAGCTGATTGGGATCTCTATCTGGAAGAGGATTTTCTTGCCAGACTGGATCATTTAGACGAATGGAGTGGCGACGGCATCATCGCCGACTATGACAATCCTGAGATTCAAGCCGCTCTGCAAAAAGCGAAGGTGCCGGTTGTGGGGATTGGTGGCTCCTATCGTAACGCCAGTGATTATCCGAACGTGCCTTACGTTGCCACAGATAACTACGAACTGGTAAATGCTGCGTTCCAGCACTTACGTCAGAAAGGTATTCAGCGCTTCGCCTTTTATGGTGCGCCCGTTGATGAACACCAGCGTTGGGCAGAAGAGCGTGAACATGCCATTTTGGATATCGTTGAGAAAGAAGGTTATGAATGCTATGTGTACCGCGGGCATCCGGTACGCGCTGAAACCTGGCAATACACCATTAAACGGCTTTCTGATTGGCTGAAAAGTTTGCCCACGCCCATTGGTATCATTGCCGTTACTGATGCCCGTGCTCGTCATCTGTTGCAGGTGTGCGATCATATCGGCATGCTGATTCCCGACAAGATGTCAGTAATAGGCATCGATGACGATGAAATTGCGCGCTTTCTCAGTCGGGTAAGTTTAAGTTCCGTCAAGCAAGGCTGCTTTGACATGGGTTTTCAGGCCGCAAAAACATTGCATAAAATTTTAAAAGGCCAGAATGCGCCGAAGCGCCCTATTCTTGTACCACCGGAGCGGGTGGCTGAACGCCAGTCTACCGACTTTAAGGCCATTAGCGACGCCCACGTTATGCAAGCCATGCATTTTATTCGTCAAAACGCCTGCCGTGGAATTAAGGTAGATCAGGTACTGGATTATGTCGGGATATCCCGCTCAAACCTCGAAAACCGGTTTAAAGAAGAACGCGGTCACAGCATTCATACAGAAATTCATAATGAGAAGCTACAACGCGCCTGCAAAATGTTAAAGGAAACTGACGAAACCACTGCGCAAATTGCCAAAATTTGCGGTTATCCTTCTCTTCAATATCTGTATGCGGTATTTAAAAAGCACTATGGCAAAACACCCATTGAGTATAGAGAAAATGCCAAACCCAATGCTGTCGAAGTGGATTTGGACCTACTATTGGAAGGATAG
- a CDS encoding glycoside hydrolase family 43 protein, whose protein sequence is MKQLIGAIGICLLSNMAWSKGMAAFEWFEYKGNDKQFTEKLPENGFRNPILAGFYPDPSITRKGDDYYLVTSSFAYTPGLPIFHSKDLVHWEQVGHALSRPSQVEFAGLGLSRGIFAPTLRYHEGTFYLITTAVDAGGNFIITAKDPAGPWSDPIWLPEVGGIDPDIFFDGNGKAYITHNDEPPGTPLYEGHRALWMWELNLDEMKVVKGSRKLLVNGGVDLSAKPVWIEGPHIYKINGWYYLISAEGGTSVNHSVVVFRTRSLDSPFVPYKNNPILTQRDVKNTRVTSTGHADLIQTPDGNWWSVFLATRPYQENLYNTGRETYLLPVTWKDGWPHYLESKAPVPVTLAGPIGMQAGTQWPLTGNGTWRDNFDTTKLKPQWLGLNTFNRDWLTLADGKLQMAPITTTITDPAQSAFIGRRQQHQTFTATTQVQVPEDGIAAGLLVLQNRQANYFFAVRKEGQSWQGFVEKVVAGNAQNVASVALNVSAGELLQLKVEGNKGSLQFFIHQDGDHQDKWSPVGDAQDASILSTEKAGGFVGAMVGLHVREQAE, encoded by the coding sequence ATGAAGCAACTTATCGGCGCTATTGGCATATGCTTGTTGAGCAATATGGCGTGGAGTAAAGGCATGGCGGCATTTGAATGGTTTGAGTATAAAGGCAATGATAAGCAATTTACCGAAAAACTGCCTGAGAACGGGTTTCGCAATCCTATTTTGGCGGGTTTTTATCCTGATCCCAGTATTACCAGAAAAGGCGACGATTACTATCTGGTAACCTCTTCCTTTGCGTATACCCCAGGATTGCCGATTTTTCATAGTAAAGACTTAGTGCATTGGGAGCAGGTGGGGCATGCGCTATCCCGTCCGTCGCAAGTAGAGTTTGCGGGTTTAGGGCTATCCAGAGGCATTTTCGCGCCGACGCTACGCTATCATGAAGGAACCTTTTATCTTATTACCACTGCGGTAGATGCTGGCGGCAACTTTATCATTACAGCTAAAGACCCGGCAGGACCCTGGTCTGATCCTATCTGGCTGCCTGAAGTTGGCGGTATCGATCCGGATATCTTTTTCGACGGCAATGGTAAAGCCTATATCACCCACAACGATGAACCGCCTGGCACGCCTTTATATGAAGGTCATCGCGCACTGTGGATGTGGGAGCTGAACCTTGATGAAATGAAAGTGGTGAAAGGATCACGCAAGCTGCTGGTAAATGGCGGCGTAGACTTGTCGGCAAAACCGGTGTGGATTGAAGGTCCGCATATTTATAAAATCAACGGCTGGTATTATCTTATCAGCGCAGAAGGCGGAACCAGCGTCAATCATTCCGTAGTGGTGTTTCGCACCCGCAGCCTCGACAGTCCTTTTGTGCCCTATAAAAATAACCCCATTCTTACTCAACGAGACGTCAAGAATACCCGCGTTACCTCAACCGGGCATGCCGATCTTATTCAAACGCCCGACGGCAATTGGTGGAGCGTTTTTCTGGCAACCCGGCCTTACCAGGAAAACCTTTATAACACCGGCCGAGAAACCTACCTGCTACCTGTTACCTGGAAAGATGGCTGGCCACATTATCTTGAATCAAAGGCGCCCGTGCCTGTCACTCTGGCCGGGCCCATCGGCATGCAAGCTGGCACCCAATGGCCGCTTACAGGCAACGGCACCTGGCGAGACAATTTCGATACTACTAAGTTAAAACCGCAGTGGCTGGGGCTGAACACGTTCAACCGTGATTGGCTGACGCTCGCAGATGGAAAGCTGCAAATGGCTCCTATCACCACCACAATCACCGACCCAGCACAGTCTGCATTTATCGGGCGGCGACAGCAGCATCAGACATTTACCGCCACTACGCAGGTTCAGGTGCCAGAAGACGGCATTGCGGCGGGATTATTGGTCTTACAAAATCGGCAGGCTAACTACTTTTTTGCTGTACGTAAAGAGGGGCAATCCTGGCAAGGCTTTGTTGAAAAAGTGGTTGCTGGCAACGCGCAAAATGTCGCTTCAGTTGCGTTAAATGTAAGCGCAGGAGAACTCCTTCAACTTAAAGTAGAAGGGAACAAAGGTAGTTTGCAGTTCTTTATTCATCAAGACGGCGATCATCAAGACAAGTGGAGCCCAGTGGGGGACGCTCAGGACGCCAGCATTTTAAGTACAGAAAAAGCGGGTGGTTTTGTGGGTGCAATGGTTGGTCTGCATGTTCGGGAGCAAGCAGAGTGA